One Cucurbita pepo subsp. pepo cultivar mu-cu-16 chromosome LG09, ASM280686v2, whole genome shotgun sequence DNA window includes the following coding sequences:
- the LOC111802131 gene encoding uncharacterized protein LOC111802131, whose translation MSLPSSHIKSHSFVKNPINQTTRHRILCSQPPLMDLEQLLNLFNSVWFEREIFNNHPFSSNPQNPQPENPLKTPPSPPPEEEEEEPFVRQIRTRSISEYLTSKLSFMSNSNSPNSVLFSPKLQTMAGNESPENSQRGNERRRKTELRMEWSESKSLSELEFEELKGFMDMGFVFMEEDKDSSLAWIVPALNRGRKEGEEEMGGEILRPYLSEAWEAMELRKPLMKKWRFPGNETDMKDNLKWWAHAVASIVR comes from the coding sequence ATGTCTTTACCCTCTTCACATATAAAATCACATTCATTTGTCAAAAACCCAATTAACCAAACAACCCGACATAGAATCCTCTGTTCTCAGCCGCCATTGATGGACCTTGAGCAACTTCTAAATCTCTTCAATTCCGTCTGGTTTGAGCGTGAAATCTTCAACAACCACCCCTTTTCATCTAACCCCCAAAACCCACAACCAGAAAATCCCTTAAAAACCCCGCCGTCGCCGCCgccggaggaggaggaggaggagccTTTCGTCCGACAGATTCGAACGAGGTCAATAAGCGAATACTTAACCTCCAAATTGAGCTTTATGTCCAATTCCAACTCACCCAATTCAGTTCTGTTTTCGCCAAAGCTTCAAACGATGGCCGGAAACGAGTCGCCGGAGAACAGCCAGAGAGGAAATGAACGGCGGCGGAAAACAGAGTTGAGAATGGAATGGTCGGAAAGTAAGAGCTTGTCGGAGCTGGAATTCGAGGAGCTAAAAGGGTTTATGGATATGGGATTTGTTTTCATGGAGGAGGATAAAGATTCTAGCTTGGCGTGGATTGTTCCGGCATTGAACAGAGGCCGgaaggaaggagaagaagagatgGGTGGGGAAATTTTGAGGCCTTATCTTTCGGAAGCTTGGGAAGCTATGGAGTTGAGGAAGccattgatgaagaaatggagGTTTCCTGGTAATGAGACTGATATGAAGGATAATCTCAAATGGTGGGCTCATGCTGTGGCTTCTATTGTTAGATGA